The Nitrospiraceae bacterium genome includes a window with the following:
- a CDS encoding RidA family protein: MSRRNVSTGGPWEGKIGYSRAVRVGAHVQVSGTTAMTPSGLVGKGDPYAQTLQTLKTIEAALQQAGAALSDVVRTRIFMADIDQWQEVGRAHGEIFGSIRPATTMVEVKRLIDPDMLVEIEADAILPQG, from the coding sequence GACGGAATGTGTCGACGGGTGGGCCGTGGGAAGGCAAGATCGGGTATTCGCGGGCGGTACGAGTGGGCGCGCATGTGCAGGTATCGGGGACGACGGCGATGACACCGTCGGGATTGGTGGGGAAGGGCGATCCCTATGCCCAGACCCTCCAGACGCTCAAGACCATCGAGGCTGCGCTGCAGCAGGCCGGGGCCGCGCTCTCGGATGTCGTGCGGACGCGGATCTTCATGGCCGACATCGACCAGTGGCAAGAGGTGGGACGAGCGCACGGTGAGATCTTCGGGTCGATCAGACCTGCCACCACCATGGTCGAGGTGAAACGCTTGATCGATCCCGACATGCTGGTCGAAATCGAAGCCGATGCGATCCTGCCACAGGGATGA